The following are encoded in a window of Panicum virgatum strain AP13 chromosome 5N, P.virgatum_v5, whole genome shotgun sequence genomic DNA:
- the LOC120672962 gene encoding NAD(P)H-quinone oxidoreductase subunit N, chloroplastic-like gives MWSVAAVRAVSPLPAPSLRGGGAARGGGGGSRAATVSVRSTLWDFVGGDLVKPDLGQWLDDVEEHKALAIYPPHEGGYEGRYLNQLRYKGYYFLDLSARGLGDPETTLTKIHPVCPPSLGRQPVARWYFPPEVDYRLSLLHPDAQGLVVWIMEAKVLSKAELQFLAMLPDLRPKVRVIAECGNWRKFVWKPLKQIAGLEPNPDA, from the exons ATGTGGTCGGTAGCAGCGGTGCGCGCGGTGTCCCCGCTCCCGGCGCCGTCgctccggggcggcggcgcggcgcgcgggggcggcggcggcagccgagcGGCGACGGTGTCGGTGCGGAGCACGCTGTGGGACTTCGTCGGCGGGGACCTGGTGAAGCCCGACCTCGGGCAGTGGCTGGACGACGTGGAGGAGCACAAGGCGCTGGCCATCTACCCGCCGCACGAGGGCGGGTACGAGGGCCGCTACCTCAACCAACTCCGCTACAAGGGCTACTACTTCCTCGACCTCTCCGCGCGcggcctcggcgacccggagaccACGCTCACCAAGATCCACCCCGTCTGCCCG CCGAGCCTCGGGAGGCAGCCGGTGGCGAGGTGGTACTTCCCGCCGGAGGTGGACTACAGGCTCAGCCTGCTGCACCCGGACGCCCAAGGCCTCGTCGTCTGGATCATGGAAGCCAAG GTTCTGTCCAAGGCTGAGCTGCAGTTCCTGGCCATGCTCCCGGATCTCCGCCCAAAGGTCAGGGTCATCGCAGAATGCGGCAACTG GAGAAAATTTGTGTGGAAGCCACTGAAGCAGATCGCGGGCCTCGAGCCCAACCCGGACGCGTAA
- the LOC120676267 gene encoding amino acid permease 3-like isoform X2 has protein sequence MAAENVVATYYYPTAAPGAMEVCGAEFGRGAGDKCFDDDGRPKRSGTVWTASAHIITAVIGSGVLSLGWATAQLGWVAGPAVMLLFSLVTYYTSALLADCYRSGDPTTGKRNYTYMDAVNANLSGVKVQICGFLQYANIVGVAIGYTIAASISMLAIRRANCFHQKGHGNPCAISSTPYMIIFGVAEIFFSQIPDFDQISWLSILAAVMSFTYSTIGLGLGIVQVIANKGVQGSLTGISIGAVTPMDKVWRSLQAFGDIAFAYSYSLILIEIQDTIRAPPPSESTVMKRATVVSVAVTTLFYMLCGCMGYAAFGDGAPGNLLTGFGFYEPFWLLDVANAAIVVHLVGAYQVYCQPLFAFVEKWAARRWPGSAFVAGEVEVPLLPRYKVNPFRATWRTAFVAATTAVSMLLPFFNDVVGFLGALGFWPLTVYFPVEMYVVQKKVPRWSTRWVCLQMLNLGCLVISVAAAAGSIAGIASDLKVYRPFKS, from the exons ATGGCGGCGGAGAACGTCGTGGCCACGTACTACTacccgacggcggcgccgggggccATGGAGGTGTGCGGCGCGGAGttcggccgcggcgcgggggaCAAGTGCTTCGACGACGACGGCCGCCCCAAGCGCTCCG GGACGGTGTGGACGGCGAGCGCGCACATCATCACGGCGGTGATCGGCTCCGGGGTGCTGTCGCTGGGGTGGGCCACCGCGCAGCTCGGCTGGGTGGCCGGCCCCGCCGTCATGCTGCTCTTCTCGCTCGTCACCTACTACACCTCCGCGCTGCTCGCCGACTGCTACCGCTCCGGCGACCCCACCACCGGCAAGCGCAACTACACCTACATGGACGCCGTCAACGCCAACCTCA GTGGCGTCAAGGTCCAGATCTGCGGGTTCCTGCAGTACGCCAACATCGTCGGGGTGGCCATCGGGTACACCATCGCCGCCTCCATCAGCATGCT CGCCATCAGGAGAGCCAACTGCTTCCACCAGAAGGGGCACGGCAACCCCTGCGCCATCTCCAGCACGCCCTACATGATCATCTTCGGCGTGGCCGAGATCTTCTTCTCGCAGATCCCGGACTTCGACCAGATCTCCTGGCtctccatcctcgccgccgtcatGTCCTTCACCTACTCCACCATCGGGCTCGGCCTCGGCATCGTCCAAGTCATCG CGAACAAAGGCGTGCAGGGCAGCCTGACGGGCATCAGCATCGGCGCGGTGACCCCGATGGACAAGGTGTGGCGCAGCCTGCAGGCGTTCGGCGACATCGCCTTCGCCTACTCCTACTCGCTCATCCTCATCGAGATCCAGGACACcatccgggcgccgccgccgtcggagtCCACGGTGATGAAGCGCGCCACGGTGGTCAGCGTCGCGGTGACCACGCTCTTCTACATGCTCTGCGGCTGCATGGGGTACGCGGCCTTCGGCGACGGCGCGCCGGGGAACCTCCTCACGGGCTTCGGCTTCTACGAGCCCTTCTGGCTCCTCGACGTCGCCaacgccgccatcgtcgtccaCCTCGTCGGCGCCTACCAGGTCTACTGCCAGCCGCTGTTCGCCTTCGTCGAGAAGTGGgccgcgcggcggtggcccggCTCGGCCTTCGTCGCCGGGGAGGTCGAGGTGCCGCTCCTCCCGCGGTACAAGGTGAACCCGTTCCGGGCGACGTGGCGGACGGCGTTcgtggcggcgacgacggcggtgtCCATGCTGCTGCCCTTCTTCAACGACGTGGTGGGGTTCCTGGGCGCGCTGGGCTTCTGGCCGCTCACCGTCTACTTCCCCGTGGAGATGTACGTGGTGCAGAAGAAGGTGCCGCGGTGGAGCACGCGGTGGGTGTGCCTGCAGATGCTCAACCTCGGCTGCCTCGTcatctccgtcgccgccgccgccgggtccaTCGCCGGCATCGCGTCGGATCTCAAGGTCTACCGCCCGTTCAAGTCCTAG
- the LOC120676267 gene encoding amino acid permease 3-like isoform X1, whose protein sequence is MATGRGHQPTCCCWWWLAPINRAPHTTPYWPPRSSCHLVLPAGFSLASLGIVPEIVVGPEMAAENVVATYYYPTAAPGAMEVCGAEFGRGAGDKCFDDDGRPKRSGTVWTASAHIITAVIGSGVLSLGWATAQLGWVAGPAVMLLFSLVTYYTSALLADCYRSGDPTTGKRNYTYMDAVNANLSGVKVQICGFLQYANIVGVAIGYTIAASISMLAIRRANCFHQKGHGNPCAISSTPYMIIFGVAEIFFSQIPDFDQISWLSILAAVMSFTYSTIGLGLGIVQVIANKGVQGSLTGISIGAVTPMDKVWRSLQAFGDIAFAYSYSLILIEIQDTIRAPPPSESTVMKRATVVSVAVTTLFYMLCGCMGYAAFGDGAPGNLLTGFGFYEPFWLLDVANAAIVVHLVGAYQVYCQPLFAFVEKWAARRWPGSAFVAGEVEVPLLPRYKVNPFRATWRTAFVAATTAVSMLLPFFNDVVGFLGALGFWPLTVYFPVEMYVVQKKVPRWSTRWVCLQMLNLGCLVISVAAAAGSIAGIASDLKVYRPFKS, encoded by the exons ATGGCGACTGGTCGGGGGCACCAACcaacctgctgctgctggtggtggttggCGCCTATAAATCGCGCCCCCCACACCACCCCGTACTGGCCACCCCGCAGCAGCTGCCACCTCGTCTTACCAGCTGGGTTCTCTTTGGCCTCCTTGGGCATCGTTCCAGAGATCGTAGTCGGCCCGGAGATGGCGGCGGAGAACGTCGTGGCCACGTACTACTacccgacggcggcgccgggggccATGGAGGTGTGCGGCGCGGAGttcggccgcggcgcgggggaCAAGTGCTTCGACGACGACGGCCGCCCCAAGCGCTCCG GGACGGTGTGGACGGCGAGCGCGCACATCATCACGGCGGTGATCGGCTCCGGGGTGCTGTCGCTGGGGTGGGCCACCGCGCAGCTCGGCTGGGTGGCCGGCCCCGCCGTCATGCTGCTCTTCTCGCTCGTCACCTACTACACCTCCGCGCTGCTCGCCGACTGCTACCGCTCCGGCGACCCCACCACCGGCAAGCGCAACTACACCTACATGGACGCCGTCAACGCCAACCTCA GTGGCGTCAAGGTCCAGATCTGCGGGTTCCTGCAGTACGCCAACATCGTCGGGGTGGCCATCGGGTACACCATCGCCGCCTCCATCAGCATGCT CGCCATCAGGAGAGCCAACTGCTTCCACCAGAAGGGGCACGGCAACCCCTGCGCCATCTCCAGCACGCCCTACATGATCATCTTCGGCGTGGCCGAGATCTTCTTCTCGCAGATCCCGGACTTCGACCAGATCTCCTGGCtctccatcctcgccgccgtcatGTCCTTCACCTACTCCACCATCGGGCTCGGCCTCGGCATCGTCCAAGTCATCG CGAACAAAGGCGTGCAGGGCAGCCTGACGGGCATCAGCATCGGCGCGGTGACCCCGATGGACAAGGTGTGGCGCAGCCTGCAGGCGTTCGGCGACATCGCCTTCGCCTACTCCTACTCGCTCATCCTCATCGAGATCCAGGACACcatccgggcgccgccgccgtcggagtCCACGGTGATGAAGCGCGCCACGGTGGTCAGCGTCGCGGTGACCACGCTCTTCTACATGCTCTGCGGCTGCATGGGGTACGCGGCCTTCGGCGACGGCGCGCCGGGGAACCTCCTCACGGGCTTCGGCTTCTACGAGCCCTTCTGGCTCCTCGACGTCGCCaacgccgccatcgtcgtccaCCTCGTCGGCGCCTACCAGGTCTACTGCCAGCCGCTGTTCGCCTTCGTCGAGAAGTGGgccgcgcggcggtggcccggCTCGGCCTTCGTCGCCGGGGAGGTCGAGGTGCCGCTCCTCCCGCGGTACAAGGTGAACCCGTTCCGGGCGACGTGGCGGACGGCGTTcgtggcggcgacgacggcggtgtCCATGCTGCTGCCCTTCTTCAACGACGTGGTGGGGTTCCTGGGCGCGCTGGGCTTCTGGCCGCTCACCGTCTACTTCCCCGTGGAGATGTACGTGGTGCAGAAGAAGGTGCCGCGGTGGAGCACGCGGTGGGTGTGCCTGCAGATGCTCAACCTCGGCTGCCTCGTcatctccgtcgccgccgccgccgggtccaTCGCCGGCATCGCGTCGGATCTCAAGGTCTACCGCCCGTTCAAGTCCTAG